Proteins encoded together in one Aurantiacibacter aquimixticola window:
- a CDS encoding DUF1013 domain-containing protein, with translation MAVPRGAALLFRRNIVADQPTPLMPHATASWLVDNTSLSFTQIADFCGLHILEVQAMADDLASTKYTGRDPVHSGELTHEEIERGQTDANYSLVMQKAPVDVSRTKGPRYTPVSKRQDKPDGIAWILRNHPEISDAQIGRLIGTTRNTINAIRDRSHWNIQNIQPKDPVTLGLCSQRELDAAVAKAAKRVPAPEPVEGEEEVAAAPADPRDDKQKLIEELRREREEAVKAAAEAAQEAEAEEWLAAKRLAEENPAPEPGPEDL, from the coding sequence ATGGCCGTCCCGCGAGGGGCGGCCCTTTTATTTCGGAGAAACATCGTGGCCGACCAGCCCACCCCCCTGATGCCGCATGCGACCGCCAGCTGGCTCGTCGACAACACCTCGCTCAGCTTCACCCAGATCGCCGACTTTTGCGGTCTGCATATTCTTGAAGTGCAGGCGATGGCGGACGATCTTGCGAGCACGAAATATACCGGACGCGATCCGGTGCATTCGGGCGAGCTGACGCATGAGGAAATCGAGCGCGGCCAGACCGATGCGAATTACTCGCTGGTGATGCAGAAGGCACCTGTCGATGTCAGCCGCACAAAGGGACCGCGCTATACGCCGGTCAGCAAGCGGCAGGACAAGCCCGACGGCATCGCGTGGATCCTGCGCAATCACCCGGAAATTTCCGACGCGCAGATCGGCCGCCTGATCGGCACGACGCGCAACACGATCAACGCCATTCGCGATCGCAGCCACTGGAACATTCAGAACATCCAGCCCAAGGATCCGGTGACGCTGGGCCTGTGTTCGCAACGCGAACTGGACGCGGCGGTGGCCAAGGCGGCCAAGCGCGTTCCCGCTCCCGAGCCTGTCGAGGGTGAGGAAGAGGTGGCCGCCGCGCCCGCCGATCCGCGCGACGACAAACAAAAGCTGATCGAGGAACTGCGGCGCGAGCGGGAGGAAGCGGTCAAGGCTGCCGCCGAGGCTGCGCAGGAAGCGGAGGCCGAGGAATGGCTGGCCGCCAAGCGGCTTGCGGAAGAAAATCCGGCACCTGAGCCGGGCCCCGAAGACCTCTAG
- a CDS encoding bactofilin family protein — protein MAKNGNSTFSVIGPDVTIRGNIEATVDLHVDGKVVGDIACASLVQGESSRVEGEIKAESARLSGEVSGKIEARELVVLRSARIEGDVSYETLTIEQGANVDGRFAPLGNNRRSSDKPAAQQQPQQTPAKDVKKGDGEPSLSLAG, from the coding sequence GTGGCTAAGAACGGTAACAGCACCTTTTCCGTCATCGGCCCGGACGTGACCATTCGCGGCAATATCGAAGCCACGGTGGACCTCCATGTCGACGGCAAGGTCGTGGGCGACATCGCCTGCGCCAGCCTGGTGCAGGGCGAATCGAGCCGCGTCGAAGGCGAGATCAAGGCCGAAAGCGCGCGCCTTTCCGGCGAAGTTTCCGGCAAGATCGAAGCGCGCGAGCTGGTCGTGCTGCGCAGCGCCCGTATCGAAGGCGATGTAAGCTACGAGACGTTGACCATCGAGCAGGGCGCGAATGTCGATGGCCGCTTCGCGCCGCTCGGCAACAATCGCCGCTCCTCGGACAAGCCAGCCGCGCAGCAACAACCGCAGCAGACACCGGCCAAGGACGTGAAGAAGGGCGACGGAGAACCGTCGCTCAGCCTCGCAGGCTGA
- a CDS encoding M23 family metallopeptidase, which translates to MQMIAAGLAAVAVLGWGGSVGAAAFSQYRAHSERVSLLEREAFVAKSEDRFDAYAEDIAATTEDLKRRQEFIESMVSMLPDDVREGENVSDSSAESEELIGMIRDVFPAAMGLAEVEARQLAFVERLTRYADRRAARAEDAIRTLGLDPRVVVTENETAMGGPFEALASDSDGELDPRFERLGLSLARMSALERGLEAIPQVMPADINSISSGFGARRDPFSGRAAMHNGLDFRAPHGSPIHATAAGRVTFVGNRSGYGKTVEISHGSGMITRYAHMSAFRTRVGTEIAAGEVIGAIGSTGRSTGPHLHFEVRIDGRAVNPRPFLETAPHVLEEARAGLGTHTPHTTNQERTRG; encoded by the coding sequence ATGCAGATGATCGCGGCGGGGCTTGCTGCCGTGGCCGTGCTCGGTTGGGGCGGATCGGTCGGCGCGGCGGCATTCAGCCAGTATCGCGCCCATTCGGAGCGCGTTTCCCTGCTGGAGCGCGAAGCATTCGTTGCCAAGTCGGAAGATCGTTTCGACGCCTATGCCGAAGACATCGCGGCCACGACCGAAGATCTGAAACGCCGTCAGGAGTTCATCGAGAGCATGGTCTCCATGCTGCCCGACGATGTGCGCGAAGGCGAAAACGTGTCCGACAGCTCAGCCGAAAGCGAAGAGCTGATCGGCATGATCCGCGACGTCTTTCCGGCAGCGATGGGCCTCGCCGAGGTGGAAGCGCGCCAGCTCGCCTTCGTCGAGCGCCTGACCCGTTATGCCGACCGCCGTGCGGCCCGCGCTGAAGACGCGATCCGCACGCTCGGACTCGATCCCCGCGTGGTGGTGACCGAGAATGAAACGGCGATGGGTGGTCCGTTCGAAGCGCTGGCATCGGATAGCGACGGCGAGCTCGATCCGCGTTTCGAGCGACTCGGCCTCAGCCTCGCCCGGATGAGCGCGCTGGAACGCGGCCTCGAGGCGATCCCGCAGGTTATGCCTGCAGACATCAATTCGATTTCATCGGGCTTCGGTGCGCGCCGCGACCCGTTCAGCGGCCGCGCGGCCATGCATAACGGTCTCGATTTCCGCGCACCGCACGGTTCGCCGATCCATGCCACCGCCGCCGGCCGCGTCACTTTCGTCGGCAATCGTTCGGGTTACGGGAAAACCGTGGAGATCAGCCACGGTTCAGGCATGATTACCCGTTATGCTCACATGTCCGCCTTCCGCACGCGAGTCGGAACGGAAATCGCCGCGGGCGAGGTCATCGGAGCGATCGGCAGTACCGGCCGCTCGACCGGCCCGCATCTGCATTTTGAAGTCCGTATCGACGGACGCGCCGTAAATCCGCGGCCCTTCCTGGAGACAGCCCCCCATGTTCTCGAAGAAGCCCGAGCAGGACTCGGAACTCACACCCCCCACACCACCAATCAGGAGCGCACCCGTGGCTAA
- a CDS encoding glutamate-5-semialdehyde dehydrogenase, with amino-acid sequence MNDMSSQIDTPEKLIESLAMAGRAAQRMLARASDAKKAGALRAAASAIREDTSAILEANAEDVSAGEANGLSGAMLDRLKLDGDRLEAIAVAIENVASLPDPVGEEIDRSQAPAGMTLVRRRIPIGLIGIIYESRPNVTADAAALCLRSGNAALLRGGSEAVHSNRALHAAFARGVESAGLPADSIQLLPTQDRAAVGAMLKAAGLIDMIVPRGGKGLVARVQADARVPVLAHLDGICHTYIHAAADPAMAKDIAINAKMRRTGICGAMETLLVDAAFPAAGDVLSAIADAGCELRGNSRAQAIDDRVKPASAEDWDTEYLDAVLSVAVVDGLDDAMEHIAAHSSGHTDAIVTGDDAAAERFLAEVDSAIVMHNASSQFADGGEFGLGAEIGIATGRLHARGPVALEGLTTYKWQVLGQGQARS; translated from the coding sequence ATGAATGACATGAGCAGCCAGATCGACACTCCCGAAAAACTTATAGAGAGCCTCGCCATGGCGGGCCGAGCGGCGCAACGCATGCTGGCGCGCGCTTCCGATGCCAAAAAGGCGGGTGCCCTGCGTGCCGCCGCCAGCGCGATCCGGGAAGACACGTCCGCCATTCTCGAAGCCAATGCAGAAGATGTGAGCGCAGGCGAGGCGAACGGCCTGTCTGGAGCGATGCTCGACCGGCTGAAGCTGGACGGCGACCGGCTCGAAGCGATTGCTGTCGCCATCGAGAACGTCGCTTCGCTGCCGGATCCGGTGGGTGAAGAGATCGACCGGTCCCAAGCGCCTGCCGGGATGACGCTGGTGCGCCGCCGCATCCCTATCGGCCTGATCGGCATCATCTATGAAAGCCGCCCGAATGTGACGGCCGACGCTGCCGCGCTTTGCCTGCGTTCCGGGAATGCGGCGTTGCTGCGCGGCGGAAGCGAGGCTGTGCATTCCAATCGCGCTCTGCATGCCGCCTTCGCGCGCGGTGTCGAGAGCGCAGGCCTCCCGGCCGATTCGATCCAGTTGCTGCCGACGCAGGACCGTGCCGCCGTCGGCGCGATGCTGAAGGCCGCAGGGCTGATCGACATGATCGTCCCGCGCGGCGGCAAAGGGCTGGTCGCACGCGTTCAGGCCGATGCGCGCGTGCCGGTGCTCGCTCATCTCGACGGTATTTGCCACACATATATCCACGCCGCCGCCGACCCGGCGATGGCCAAGGATATCGCGATCAATGCCAAGATGCGCCGCACCGGCATTTGCGGGGCGATGGAAACGCTTCTGGTGGACGCGGCATTCCCCGCTGCGGGCGATGTGCTGTCCGCCATCGCCGATGCGGGCTGCGAATTGCGCGGCAACAGTCGTGCGCAGGCGATCGACGATCGGGTAAAGCCAGCGAGCGCCGAGGACTGGGACACCGAATATCTCGACGCCGTGCTGTCGGTTGCGGTGGTGGACGGGCTGGACGACGCCATGGAGCACATCGCCGCCCACTCCTCGGGCCACACTGACGCTATCGTGACAGGCGACGACGCGGCGGCGGAGCGTTTCCTCGCCGAAGTGGACAGCGCCATCGTGATGCACAACGCCTCCAGCCAGTTCGCCGATGGCGGCGAATTCGGCCTGGGCGCGGAAATCGGCATCGCCACTGGGCGCCTGCACGCGCGCGGACCGGTCGCGCTGGAAGGGCTGACAACTTACAAGTGGCAGGTGCTAGGGCAGGGCCAGGCCCGCTCTTGA
- a CDS encoding nicotinate-nucleotide adenylyltransferase, with translation MRKDGPVTGLLGGSFNPAHAGHRRVTLFTINALGLDEAWWMVSPGNPLKPKKGMAPLAARVHSARRMSRNAPIRVTAIEQALGTRYTIDTLRALIRRYPKRRFVWLMGSDNLAQFHRWKDWRRIARAVPIAVIARPGYDDKAMASPAMAWLRKYRLSAARFKSREEWSAPALIELRFDPDPRSATAIRAADPDWASRFAGPAPRDEVTHSLIHNSSQEHGA, from the coding sequence TTGAGAAAAGACGGACCCGTCACCGGCCTGCTCGGCGGGAGCTTCAATCCCGCCCATGCCGGCCATCGGCGAGTCACGCTGTTCACGATAAATGCGCTCGGCCTGGACGAGGCCTGGTGGATGGTCTCCCCCGGCAATCCGCTGAAACCTAAGAAGGGCATGGCCCCGCTCGCTGCCCGTGTGCACTCGGCCCGGCGGATGAGCCGCAACGCTCCGATCCGCGTCACTGCCATCGAGCAGGCGCTCGGTACGCGCTACACGATCGACACATTGCGCGCGCTGATCCGTCGCTATCCGAAGCGCCGCTTCGTGTGGCTGATGGGGTCGGACAATCTGGCACAGTTCCATCGCTGGAAGGATTGGCGAAGGATAGCGCGCGCCGTTCCCATTGCCGTGATCGCCAGACCGGGATATGACGACAAGGCCATGGCGAGCCCCGCAATGGCCTGGCTGCGGAAATACCGGCTGTCCGCCGCCCGCTTCAAAAGCCGCGAGGAATGGAGCGCACCCGCGCTGATAGAATTGCGTTTCGATCCCGATCCGCGCTCCGCGACAGCGATACGCGCCGCGGATCCTGACTGGGCGAGCCGGTTTGCCGGCCCTGCGCCCCGGGACGAAGTGACGCATTCCCTCATCCACAATTCGTCGCAGGAGCATGGCGCGTGA
- the rsfS gene encoding ribosome silencing factor — MPAAETPTLPETEPGSLHALIIEQLDDDQAQELVSIPLEGKSSIADHMVIASGRSTRQVAAMANKLAEKIKRSGGPIPSIEGLPAADWVLIDAGDVVVHLFRPEVRSFYNLERMWGFGEDGETREMGRA; from the coding sequence ATGCCCGCAGCTGAAACCCCGACCCTGCCCGAGACCGAGCCCGGCTCGCTCCACGCGCTGATCATCGAACAGCTCGATGATGATCAGGCGCAGGAACTCGTCTCCATTCCGCTGGAGGGCAAGAGCTCGATCGCCGATCACATGGTCATCGCCTCTGGCCGCTCGACGCGGCAGGTCGCGGCGATGGCGAACAAGCTGGCCGAGAAGATCAAGCGCTCTGGCGGCCCGATTCCCAGCATCGAAGGTCTGCCGGCCGCGGACTGGGTGCTGATTGATGCGGGCGACGTGGTGGTGCATCTCTTCCGGCCCGAAGTCCGCAGCTTCTACAATCTCGAACGGATGTGGGGCTTTGGCGAAGACGGCGAAACGCGCGAGATGGGGCGGGCCTGA
- a CDS encoding 23S rRNA (pseudouridine(1915)-N(3))-methyltransferase RlmH, producing MLLHIIARGKIARSPEAELVGRYAKRIAWPFKITELPETGGRIPEPQTPFKTVLLDEKGKNLGSEDFAATLGRWRDDGMRECRFVIGAADGHSDEDRAAADLLLSFGKATWPHLLARAILAEQLFRATSILAGHPYHRSG from the coding sequence ATGCTTCTCCACATCATCGCTCGTGGCAAGATCGCCCGTTCGCCAGAGGCGGAACTGGTCGGGCGGTATGCCAAGCGAATCGCGTGGCCTTTCAAGATCACGGAGCTGCCCGAGACCGGCGGACGCATTCCCGAGCCGCAGACGCCGTTCAAAACGGTGCTGCTCGACGAGAAAGGGAAAAATCTCGGTTCGGAGGATTTCGCGGCAACGCTGGGCAGGTGGCGCGACGATGGCATGCGCGAATGCCGTTTCGTCATCGGTGCGGCCGACGGGCATTCGGACGAGGATCGCGCGGCGGCTGACCTGCTGCTGAGCTTCGGCAAGGCGACGTGGCCGCATCTGCTTGCCCGCGCCATACTCGCCGAACAACTGTTTCGCGCAACATCGATACTTGCGGGTCATCCTTATCATCGGTCAGGATAG
- a CDS encoding murein hydrolase activator EnvC family protein, whose protein sequence is MHRILLLAGSALLFTGAAFAQRAPDASDGAAVRTALADAIAEKRAAEQRSARFSEQAESAESDAERAQAEAAALAARIQQAEAGILAARARLRLIDGEQADLRETLGREQRPLVRLTAALQQFARRPAALTVLRPGDIDDVIYTRAVLQSTAAAVREDTSDLRGKIDRTAQLRREELAAAEALRTEEAALARRRDELADAETEARLAARSAGSEADREAERALALSEDVRDLDALVEEFDRAAQLRRELAALPGPRLRPATPETAEVEDRAATRVAADRSAPRPYMLPVTGRTVAGFGAPRDGVLSRGLTLAPVAGAQVVAPAEGRIAFAGPYRGYGRIVIIEHGGGWTSLVTGLARIDTRVGEEVGRGSPLGTAGPGRPRVTLELRRDGQPVNPLTYAR, encoded by the coding sequence ATGCACCGCATCCTCCTTCTTGCCGGGTCGGCTCTCCTGTTCACCGGTGCCGCATTTGCGCAGCGCGCGCCCGATGCGAGCGATGGCGCAGCGGTCCGCACAGCGCTCGCCGATGCGATTGCCGAGAAGCGGGCCGCCGAGCAACGCAGCGCGCGCTTTTCGGAGCAGGCCGAGAGCGCCGAAAGCGATGCGGAGCGCGCGCAGGCCGAGGCCGCCGCGCTCGCCGCGCGTATCCAGCAGGCCGAGGCGGGGATACTGGCCGCGCGCGCGCGGCTGCGTCTGATCGACGGCGAGCAGGCGGACTTGCGCGAAACGCTCGGCCGCGAACAGCGCCCGCTCGTCCGACTGACCGCCGCGCTGCAGCAATTTGCCCGCCGTCCGGCCGCGCTTACCGTCTTGCGTCCCGGGGATATCGACGATGTGATCTACACCCGCGCCGTTCTCCAGAGCACCGCCGCCGCCGTGCGCGAGGACACGTCCGATCTGCGCGGAAAAATCGACCGAACGGCGCAATTACGGCGCGAAGAGCTTGCCGCCGCCGAAGCCCTGCGGACCGAAGAGGCCGCGCTGGCGAGGCGGCGGGACGAATTGGCGGATGCCGAGACCGAGGCGCGCCTGGCAGCCCGGTCCGCAGGAAGCGAAGCCGATCGGGAGGCGGAGCGCGCTCTGGCGCTCAGCGAAGACGTGCGCGATCTCGATGCGCTGGTCGAGGAATTCGACCGGGCGGCGCAGTTGCGGCGTGAGCTTGCGGCATTGCCCGGACCGCGCCTTCGCCCCGCGACCCCCGAAACCGCGGAGGTCGAAGACCGGGCAGCCACGCGCGTCGCGGCTGATCGTTCTGCGCCGCGCCCTTACATGCTTCCCGTTACAGGTCGGACCGTGGCGGGGTTCGGTGCGCCGCGCGATGGTGTGCTTAGCCGCGGCCTGACACTTGCCCCGGTCGCCGGAGCGCAGGTGGTTGCTCCGGCCGAGGGACGCATAGCGTTTGCAGGCCCGTATCGCGGTTATGGCCGCATTGTTATCATCGAGCATGGCGGCGGCTGGACGAGCCTCGTCACCGGGCTGGCCCGCATCGATACCCGCGTCGGCGAGGAGGTCGGGCGCGGTTCACCGCTTGGCACGGCGGGGCCGGGCCGTCCGCGCGTGACGCTGGAGCTTCGGCGGGACGGACAGCCGGTCAATCCGCTGACCTATGCACGGTAA
- a CDS encoding S41 family peptidase, producing MKIAASIRAAALCTAVALVPVTTSALAQVDGRASPEFAALFATYQRIKASYVEPVEDDVLIRGAIDGMLAALDPHSAYIDGASLQRLNTMIDGNYQGLGISVQGEDGAVKVVSPFRGSPADQAGIKAGDYITHIDGQLIFGLELDEAVAQMRGPAGSDIELTIFRPGREDSFEVVVTRGLIELEPVTWELLEGDVGHISINEFSADVGADVRDAVRELEDQSSAGLAGLVLDMRRNPGGSLDEAVALSDLFLDGGQIVSQRGRSRRDTVAFDAETVYRGDVAEGVPIVVLIDEGSASASEIVAGALQDHRRALVMGERSFGKGSVQTLLPLTRDTALKLTTARYYTPSGRSVQEGGIAPDIRVPQLSDPDAERRQRLALRESDLRGHLVGEIEAEDESLMRDTLDDPRFQLTAAELEEMGVEDFQLDYAVRTLRRTGGTNIAARR from the coding sequence ATGAAAATCGCCGCTTCCATTCGCGCCGCCGCTCTGTGCACTGCCGTTGCCCTCGTACCTGTCACGACATCGGCGCTGGCGCAGGTCGATGGGCGCGCATCGCCTGAATTCGCGGCGCTTTTCGCGACTTACCAGCGGATCAAGGCCAGCTATGTCGAGCCTGTCGAGGATGACGTGCTGATCCGCGGCGCGATCGACGGCATGCTTGCCGCGCTCGATCCGCATTCCGCCTATATCGACGGTGCGTCGCTTCAGCGGCTCAACACCATGATCGACGGCAATTACCAGGGCCTCGGCATCTCCGTGCAGGGTGAGGATGGCGCGGTGAAGGTGGTCTCGCCCTTCCGCGGCAGTCCCGCCGATCAGGCCGGGATCAAGGCGGGCGATTACATCACCCATATCGATGGCCAGCTGATTTTCGGGCTGGAGCTCGACGAGGCGGTTGCGCAGATGCGCGGCCCGGCGGGCAGCGACATCGAACTCACCATCTTCCGCCCGGGGCGGGAGGACAGCTTCGAAGTCGTCGTTACTCGCGGCTTGATCGAATTGGAGCCGGTGACGTGGGAACTGCTCGAAGGCGATGTCGGCCACATCTCAATCAACGAATTTTCCGCCGATGTCGGCGCCGATGTGCGTGACGCGGTCCGCGAACTGGAAGATCAGTCCAGCGCAGGCCTGGCCGGTCTCGTGCTCGACATGCGGCGCAATCCGGGCGGCTCGCTGGACGAGGCGGTGGCCCTGTCCGACCTGTTCCTCGATGGCGGGCAGATCGTTTCGCAGCGCGGTCGCTCGCGCCGTGATACCGTCGCCTTCGATGCCGAGACGGTTTATCGTGGCGACGTTGCCGAAGGCGTGCCGATCGTCGTCCTGATCGATGAAGGCTCGGCCTCCGCCAGCGAGATCGTCGCCGGCGCGCTGCAGGATCATCGCCGGGCGCTGGTGATGGGAGAGCGCAGTTTCGGCAAGGGCAGCGTGCAGACACTGCTGCCACTCACTCGCGACACCGCTCTCAAGCTGACGACGGCGCGGTATTACACGCCATCTGGCCGCAGCGTGCAGGAAGGCGGAATCGCGCCCGATATCCGTGTGCCGCAGCTTTCCGATCCCGATGCCGAGCGCCGCCAGCGGCTCGCCCTGCGTGAAAGCGATTTGCGTGGGCACCTCGTCGGCGAGATCGAGGCGGAAGACGAATCGCTGATGCGCGACACGCTCGACGATCCGCGCTTCCAGCTGACCGCTGCCGAACTCGAAGAGATGGGCGTCGAGGATTTCCAGCTCGATTATGCGGTGCGCACGCTGCGCCGCACGGGCGGGACGAACATCGCCGCGCGCCGCTAG
- a CDS encoding disulfide bond formation protein B translates to MTRSLSASDRFARQLAFAVPALLLAGAYVGQYGFGLYPCEMCWWQRWPHFAAIAFAFLGTFAPPKRFWIAIAAGGILTSGLIGAFHAGVEYGWWQGITGCASGEVDLMSFDVVRCDEAAWSFIGISLAGWNALLSIGGAVAIWVLLAAKERVK, encoded by the coding sequence ATGACGCGCAGCCTTTCTGCATCGGACCGGTTCGCCCGGCAACTCGCCTTCGCCGTCCCGGCCCTGCTGCTCGCGGGTGCCTATGTCGGCCAGTATGGCTTCGGCCTTTACCCGTGCGAAATGTGCTGGTGGCAGCGCTGGCCCCATTTCGCCGCCATCGCCTTTGCCTTTCTCGGCACATTCGCGCCGCCCAAGCGGTTCTGGATTGCGATTGCCGCGGGCGGCATCCTTACATCGGGGCTGATCGGCGCGTTCCATGCCGGCGTCGAATATGGCTGGTGGCAGGGCATTACCGGCTGCGCGTCTGGCGAAGTGGACCTGATGTCGTTCGACGTGGTGCGCTGCGACGAGGCGGCATGGAGCTTCATCGGCATTTCGCTCGCCGGGTGGAACGCCCTCCTTTCCATCGGCGGCGCCGTCGCCATATGGGTTCTGCTGGCGGCAAAGGAGCGCGTGAAATGA
- a CDS encoding demethoxyubiquinone hydroxylase family protein — translation MTKDRDEMIRVDQAGEFGATRIYAGQLAVMGDRGPHSAEIRAMAEQERGHREEFDALIARRGVRPTALEPFWNIAGYALGAGTALIGPEAAMACTAAVETEIDKHYSDQLDELEAAGDDPELADMIRRFREDEREHRDAAIAHGAEKAPAYPLLSAAIRLGCRAAIRISEKI, via the coding sequence ATGACCAAGGACCGGGACGAGATGATCCGCGTGGACCAGGCGGGCGAATTCGGGGCGACCCGCATCTATGCCGGGCAGCTTGCGGTGATGGGCGATCGCGGGCCGCACTCGGCGGAAATTCGCGCCATGGCGGAACAGGAGCGCGGCCATCGCGAGGAATTTGACGCGCTGATCGCCCGCCGCGGCGTTCGCCCCACGGCGCTGGAGCCATTCTGGAACATCGCCGGATATGCACTGGGCGCGGGCACCGCGCTGATCGGGCCGGAAGCCGCCATGGCGTGCACGGCCGCGGTCGAAACCGAAATCGACAAGCATTATTCCGACCAGCTCGACGAACTGGAAGCGGCCGGCGACGATCCTGAACTGGCCGACATGATCCGCCGTTTTCGGGAAGACGAGCGCGAGCATCGCGACGCCGCCATCGCCCATGGCGCTGAAAAGGCCCCCGCCTATCCGCTGCTCAGCGCGGCGATCCGGCTCGGCTGCCGCGCCGCCATCCGCATTTCCGAGAAAATCTGA
- the fabI gene encoding enoyl-ACP reductase FabI: MSGLMAGKRGLIMGLANDKSLAWGIAQKLHEQGAEMAFSYQGEALKKRVGPLAEKVGSDFLIECDVSDMDAMDRAFGELESRWGKLDFLVHAIGFSDKNELRGKYVDTSLDNFLMTMNISAYSLVAAAKRAAPLMSEGGSIVTLTYYGAEKVVPHYNVMGVAKAALETSVQYLANDLGPDNIRVNAISAGPIKTLAASGIGDFRYILKWNELNAPLRRNVTIDDVGGAGLYLCSDLSSGVTGETHHVDAGYHVVGMKQEDAPDIALS, translated from the coding sequence ATGAGCGGATTGATGGCAGGCAAGCGCGGGCTCATCATGGGCCTGGCGAACGACAAGTCGCTGGCCTGGGGCATCGCGCAGAAGCTGCACGAGCAGGGCGCGGAGATGGCCTTCTCCTATCAGGGGGAAGCGCTGAAAAAGCGCGTCGGCCCGCTTGCCGAAAAGGTCGGCAGCGATTTCCTGATCGAATGCGACGTATCCGACATGGACGCGATGGACCGTGCTTTCGGGGAACTGGAAAGCCGCTGGGGCAAACTCGATTTCCTCGTCCACGCCATCGGCTTTTCGGACAAGAACGAACTTCGCGGCAAATATGTCGACACCAGCCTCGACAATTTCCTGATGACGATGAACATCTCCGCCTACTCGCTCGTCGCCGCTGCAAAGCGCGCCGCGCCGTTGATGAGCGAAGGCGGCAGCATCGTCACGCTAACCTATTACGGCGCCGAGAAGGTCGTGCCGCATTACAATGTGATGGGGGTGGCGAAGGCGGCGCTGGAAACCAGCGTGCAATATCTCGCCAACGATCTGGGGCCCGACAACATTCGCGTCAACGCGATCAGCGCCGGGCCGATCAAGACGTTGGCGGCGAGCGGCATCGGCGATTTCCGCTACATCCTCAAATGGAACGAGCTGAACGCGCCGCTGCGTCGCAACGTCACCATCGACGATGTCGGCGGGGCCGGACTGTATCTGTGCTCGGACCTGTCATCGGGCGTAACGGGAGAAACCCATCACGTCGATGCGGGCTATCACGTCGTCGGCATGAAACAGGAAGACGCGCCCGATATCGCGCTCAGCTAA
- a CDS encoding YihY/virulence factor BrkB family protein, whose amino-acid sequence MAPPGLTDQDEPEAGAPRPDYSPEARRRDARAKHLAGIRERIGPGTRFFRIFKRVAVGCFNDGFIHAGNLAYMSILAIFPFFITAAAIFSAIGEEAQRAATINAIITALPPVVGEVIQPVARNVVEARSGVLLWVGGAFGLWTVGSLVETIRDILRRAYGTRPTQAFWKYRIFSTGIILGAVLLLMTSLLAQVMIGAAQEVIAAYFPQFNDILGRLAWSRIVPAIGLFASIFLLFLALTPADYRQKRYPKWPGALLVTIWWISVTLALPPVLRSLFSYDLTYGSLAGFMIALFFFWLVGLGVVAGAELNAAIAETPEEEVARKGEGAAELDDEGVRA is encoded by the coding sequence ATGGCGCCGCCGGGACTGACCGATCAGGATGAACCAGAGGCCGGGGCGCCGCGCCCCGACTATTCCCCAGAAGCGCGCCGCCGCGACGCGCGGGCGAAACACCTTGCCGGCATTCGGGAGCGCATCGGGCCAGGCACGCGATTCTTCCGCATCTTTAAACGCGTGGCCGTCGGCTGCTTCAACGATGGCTTCATCCATGCGGGCAATCTTGCCTACATGTCGATCCTCGCGATTTTCCCGTTCTTCATCACCGCCGCAGCGATCTTTTCCGCGATCGGCGAGGAGGCGCAGCGCGCGGCCACGATCAACGCCATCATCACCGCGCTGCCACCGGTGGTGGGCGAAGTGATCCAGCCGGTGGCGCGCAACGTGGTCGAAGCGCGCAGCGGTGTGCTGCTATGGGTGGGCGGCGCGTTTGGCCTCTGGACCGTGGGCAGCCTGGTCGAAACGATCCGCGACATTTTGCGCCGCGCATACGGCACGCGGCCGACCCAGGCTTTCTGGAAATACCGCATCTTCTCCACCGGCATCATCCTTGGCGCAGTATTGCTCTTGATGACATCGCTGCTGGCGCAGGTGATGATTGGCGCGGCGCAGGAAGTGATCGCGGCCTATTTCCCGCAATTCAATGACATACTTGGCCGCCTCGCCTGGTCCCGTATCGTGCCGGCGATCGGCTTGTTCGCCTCGATCTTCCTGCTGTTCCTTGCACTGACGCCCGCCGATTACCGGCAGAAGCGCTATCCCAAATGGCCCGGCGCGCTGCTGGTCACGATCTGGTGGATTTCGGTGACGCTGGCGCTGCCACCCGTGCTGCGCAGCCTGTTCAGCTACGACCTTACCTACGGATCGCTGGCGGGCTTCATGATCGCGCTTTTCTTTTTCTGGCTGGTCGGCCTAGGGGTGGTCGCCGGTGCGGAACTCAACGCCGCCATCGCCGAAACGCCCGAGGAAGAAGTAGCGCGCAAGGGCGAGGGCGCAGCGGAACTGGACGATGAAGGAGTGAGGGCATGA